The stretch of DNA GCCACCGGCCGGGCCAGCTCGTTGCGGTGTGCGGAGAGCCGCACGTAGACCTTGTCGTCCCCGGCCGCCGCCGCATCCCGCAGCAGCAGCTCCGCCTCGTCCGGGTGCCCGGGCACGTGCACCGTCCAACCCGGCAGGGTGTCGAGCAGGGCCACGTCCCCCGGCGCCATGTGGGTGCGGCCGCCGGCCGGCCAGTCGTACGAGCCCGCCGCGCTCACCAGCACCGCGCTGACCCCTTGGTGGCCCAGGTCCAGCTTCACCTGCTCGAAGGGCCGCTCGATCAGGAAGCTCGCGAAGGTGTGCGCGATCGGCCGCATCCCGGTGAGCGCCAGACCGCCGGCCGCCCCGATCATCAGCTGCTCGCGGATCCCGACATTGACCACCCGGTCCGGGTGGGCGGCCGCCGCCCCGGCGAAGCCCGCCGCACTGATGTCGGCCAGCACCACGGCCAGCCGAGGGTCCTCGTCCAGCATACGGCTGGTCACGTCGATGAAACGGTCACGCATGGTCTCCATCGGAATCTCCCCTGAATCCTCGGCGAAAGTCAGTTCTTGGGCTCGACCCGCGCGATCACCGCGTGCGGGCGACCGGGGTGCGCAGCGGTGTAGGCGGCGTACAGCTCCTCGTGGTCCCGCCCGTTCACCGTGGCGGTGGACCAGCCCTCCCCGGCGAAGCGGGCCGCGATGCCGCCGGTCCAGCCGTGGGTGGCGGAGGAGTTGTCGATCACGATCACGTTCAGCTGCTCCAGGCCGGCCGCCCCGGCGAAGGCCACCGCCTCGTGGTTGCTGCCCTCGTCGAACTCGGCGTCGCCGATCAGCACCCAGACGGCCTGCCCGGTCAGCCCCTGGGCCCGCAGGCCCAGCGCGGTGCCGACCGCGAGCGGCAGGCCGTGCCCCAGCGAGCCGGAGCCGATCTCCACGCCGGGGACGAGCAGCCGGTCCGGGTGGTGGCCGAGCGGGGAGTCGTAGGCGCCGAAGGTGTCCAGGGTCTCCACCGGGATGAAGCCCTTGGCGGCGAGCACCGCGTAGTAGGACATCGGGCCGTGGCCCTTGGAGAGCAGGAAGCGGTCCCGCTCGGCGGAGTCCGCGGTCTCCGGCGAGACCCGGAGCACCCGGTCGTAGAGCACCCAGAGCGCGTCCAGGGTGGAGTTGGCGGCCGGTACGTGCTTCTCGGCCCCGGTCATCCGGGCGATCAGGCCCGGCAGGTCGGCGAACCCGTGGGCCCGCTGGGTGATCTCTGCGGTGGTCATGGGAGAAGCGTGCAACTTCAAGTCGACTTGAGGTCAAGCGGCTATCCTTGGCAGCCGTGAACCTCTCCCGCCACGACCAGCTCACCATCGGCCAACTCGCCGAGCGCAGCGGCCTCGCCACCTCCGCCCTGCGCTACTACGAGAGCCTCGGCCTGATCCACGCCGAGCGGACGGCCGGTGGCCAGCGCCGCTACTCCCGGGCCACCCTGCGCCGGGTCGCCTTCGTCCGGGCGGCGCAGCGCGTCGGCCTCTCGCTCGACGAGGCCCGGGCTGCCCTGGACCAGCTGCCCACCGACCGGGCGCCGAGCACCGCCGAGTGGGCCGAGGTGGCCACCCCCTGGCAGACCAGGATCGACCAGCAGATCGCCGAACTGGAACGGCTCAAGCAGAAGTTGACCGGCTGCATCGGCTGCGGCTGCCTCTCGCTGACCCGCTGCGCGCTCTACAACCCCGAGGACGGCGCCGCCGCCGCCGGCGCCGGGGCCCGCTTCCTGCTCTCGCCGGTCAACCGCGTCCCCGCCCCGGAGGCCGACTGAGTCCCCTATGCTGCCTCCGGCGCCTTCGAACACCCGGCGTCCACCGAACCACCCGGGGGAGAAGACCACATGACCGCACATCAGCAGGTGTCGATGGACTGGATGACCGACCCGGCGGACGAGGGCCACGTACCGGCCGATCTGCACCCCGAGATCCCGCACCCCGCCCGGATGTACGACTACTACCTGGGCGGCAAGGACAACTTCCCGGCCGACCGCGAGGCCGCCGAGCGCGTGATGGCGATCAGCCCGATGGTGCGGATCAGCGCGCTGGCCAACCGCGCCTTCCTCCAGCGCGCCGTGCGCCACCTGGCCGAGCAGGGCGTCGCCCAGTTCCTCGACATCGGCACCGGCATCCCCACCGCCGGCAACACCCACCAGGTGGCCCAGCAGATCAACCCCGAGGCCCGGGTGGCCTACCTGGACAACGACCCGATCGTGCTGGTGCACAGCCGGGCCCTGCTGGCCAGCGCCAGCAAGGGCACCGCCACCGTGGTGCAGGCCGACCTGCGCGACCCGGCCGCCATCCTGGCCGACCCGCACGTGCGCCAGGTGCTCGACCTCGGCAAGCCGGTGGCCCTGCTGCTCTTCGCCGTGCTGCACTTCATCGACGAGGCCGACGACCCGTACGGGCTGGTGCGCCAACTGGTCGACGCGCTGCCCTCCGGCAGCTACCTCGCACTCTCGCACGGCACGAGCGACTTCGTGCCGGCCGAGGACGCCACCAAGGGCCCGGCGATCTACCGGGGCGCCACCGCCCAGCTGACCATGCGCAGCCGCGAGCAGGTGCTCCGCTTCTTCGAGGGCCTCGAGCTGGAGGAGCCGGGCATCGTCACCGCCCCGCTCTGGCGCGCCGACCAGCCCGAGCAGCCCACCGACGCCACCACCGGCATCTGGGCCGCCGTCGGCCGCAAGCCGTGACCCTGGCCTGACGCTGCGTCAGGAGAATCCCGCCGCCTTCCGGACAGTCCGGGATTCTCCTGACAAACACTTCGCACGCTCATAGAGTGCTCCCACCGGACACCCTGGAGGCCGATCGAAGTGGCGTACCCAGTAGGCAGGTTGGCCCGCCGCCGGGCCTTGGGGCTCTGCATCGCCCTGCTCGTCCTGGGCAGCCCCTGGGTGCAGCGCCCGTTCTTCACCGCCGACCGCACCCCCGCCACCGGCTGGCTGCTCCAGGTGCTGGAGGTGCCCGCCTGGCAGCCCTCGCTCGCGCTGCGCTACGCCGTGCCCGGCCTGGTGGACTGGAGCGCCGACCTCTCCGCCGCCGTGCTGCTGCTCGGCTGCTACCTGCTGCTGCCCCGGCTGGTCCCCGCCGCGCCCGCCGGGCCGGTCCGCTGGATGACCGCGATCGGCACCGGCGCCGCCATCACGGCGCTGGCCGTACTGCCGCTCTGGGCGATCCGCTCCGGCCTCCAGGACCTGCACGTGCCCGCCGTCCAGGTGCTCACCAACCTGCTCGGGCCCTCGATCGCCTTCGGCCTGCTGCTCGGCCTGGTGGCCGGCTTCCTGTACCTGCCCACCGGCGGCGCGGCACCGCAGGCCGTGCCGCCCCGTCTCCCCCGCCTCCGCCGCCCAGGACGGACCCTCGCCATGGCCGAACCCGCCACGCCCGCTCTCGGGAGCGTCCCCGGGGACGCCACCCGCTACCTCTGCGCCGCCGCCTATCAGGACCCGGGGTTCGCCCGGCTGGTGGTCGAGGAGGTGCTGGCGGACGAGTTCGGCGCGGTCGCCCCCTCGCCCGGGGTCGACCTGGTGCCGGTGGCCCGGCACTGCCTGGCCGCCCGCGAGCTGCTCCGCCGGCGCGACCGCACCCTCCTGCCGGTCTACCTCGGGCTGCTGCTGGTCTCCCCGTTCTGGCTGCTGATCGGCCGCCTGGTGCTCCGGCTGCTGGCCCTCGGCGCCGTGCCGCCCCGCGCCAAGCACCCCGTCCGCGGCCACGCCGACCCCGATTCCAGCGCCACCCTCGGCCGGCTGGCTGCCACCGGCCTCAGCGCCCTGGTGCTGGCCCTCGGCCTCGGCGTGCTGCTCGGGCAGCTGCCCTTCGACGGCGTCTGGGTCTGGCTGTTCGGCACCTACCTGTACGGCATCCCGCCGCTGCTCGCCCTGGCCACCGCCGCCGTGCTCACCTTCCGCACCGTCCGCGCCCACCTGGCCGAGGTGGACAAGCGGCTGCGCGAGACGCTGCGCCGGGAGCGCTTCGACCCGGCGGCCGTGCCGCAGCCCGCCCCGGAAGCGCCCTGGGCCAAGGACCGGCTGGGCGCGATCGCCGAGGCCCAGCGCGGCAACGTCACCGTTTACAGCGGCTACACCCCGTTCCTCGGCTTCGCCAAGGCCCAGGGCACGCTCACCGTCAACGTGCCGCTGCTGCCCGCCGAGAAGCCGGGCCAACCGGCCGGCGAGGTCACCGAGTTCGAGGTCTGGGAGCTGATCACGGAGCTGCGCGCCAAGCTCGAGGCGCTGGCCGTCCCGGAGACGGCCGAGGACGGCCTGCACGGGCTGATCCTGGAGGACAGGGTCTTCGTGGACGGCGCGACCCTGCACGGCGACACCCGCTTCTTCGACGACAGCCAGCTCGCCCCCGTAACCCGGCTCACCCCCGAGCAGCTGCGCGAGGTGGCCGAGCACCCCTCGGGCACCGTCCGGCACTACCTGGCCGCGCACCTGCCGATGTGGGGCGACGACGTGGTGCCCAGCCTCTTCCTGCACCTGTCCACCACCGGCCGCACCCTGGACATCCGCTGCTCGATCCACGCGCTCGGCCCGGTGCACCGCTCGTACCACGCGGTGGACTCACTGCCGCTGCGGCTCACCGGCGAGCACCGCCACGCCCTGCTGCTCGGCGCCCTGCGCGACACCGGCCCGGCCCTGGGCGGCGCGCTGCGCGCGGCGCTCGACCGGCGGGCGGCCGAGCGCCGCCGGCTCAAGCGGCTGGTCCGCGACCACGCCGCGCTGGGCGCCGACCCGGCCTTCGACCACGGCGCCCGGCTGAGCGTCCGGGAGGCCGCCCTGGGCCCGGTCTACCAGAACTTCTTCCAGGAGCTGGACGCCTACCGCACGGTGGCCACCCTGGCCCAGCACGCGATGGCCGCCATCCGGGTCTTCCTGGACGAGCACGGGGTGGACACCACCGCCCTGCGCGGCCAGCAGCTCACCATCCTCAACCACGGCGTCCTCCAGCAGGGTGGCGTCTCCATCGTCGGCAACCAGGCCGTCGGCACCAACTCGCAGGCCGTCAACGACAGTTCCACCCGCGTCTCGATGACCAAGCCCTGACCTCCACCGGAGCCCGCCATGACCACCACCCCACCGCCCGGCAACAGCGGCGTCCAGCAGTACGGCGGCCACAGCCAGGTCGGCAACCAGGCCGTCGGCACCAACGCCCGGGCCATCGCGCAGAACGTCGGCTTCCAGACCGCGATCCCCACCACCGGGCTCGACCCGGCCGCCCTGCTCGCGCTGGTCGAGCGGCTGCTGGACCAGCACCGGGAGGAGCTGCCCGACCAGTCCGCCACCCAGGTCGAACTCCGCCGGATCCGCGAGGAGTTGTCCGAGGAGGAGCCCCAACCCGGCCTGATCCAGCGCTCCTTGACCCGGATCGCCGCCTTCGTCGAGCCGGTCGCCCCCCTGGTGACGGCCGTCGCCCAGCTCACCCAGGCCCTCCACGGCACCCTCGGCTGAGCCCCCGGGAGGTCAGTGCCCGCGCCTCACGCGACACAGAACTCGTTGCCCTCCGGATCTCCCAACACACAGAGCTGGATGTTCTGGAGTGTGAGAGATTGCAGCGACATCTGTGCTGGTCAGGGGCTCAGCGCGAGGCAGCGGGCAACCCTCGCCCTTCACAAAAGGCAGGGAAGACGCTCGCAATCCACTGTCCGGCACAGTGTTCACCGAGACCCTTCGGGGTGTCCGGTGCATCCGGCTGTCCGTCCTCACGGACGAGACCACCAGCCCCGAGCGCCAGCGGGAAGCGTGCGACCACGTAGGCGCAGAACTGCGGGTCACGTTCGGCGAGGGTGACGCGCTCCGCGAAGCGGTGGACCTTGATGTCAGCGCATCCAAGACATCCCCGTGGGAGCGTCCGCAGCCCTTGCGCTGGCTCAACGACCCGCAGGCCTATGACGCGCTGGTGTGCTGGCGGTTCGACCGTGCCATCCGGTCCATTGGGCACATGTACGCCCTCGCCACTGGGCGCGCGAGCACCGGGCCACGGTGTCCGCCATCGCTGCGGGGCTCAATGCCGATGGTGTGCTGAGCCCGCGCGATTACTGGGCCGACAAGACGGGCCGCGAGCGGGCGGGAAGACCGGCGGAACGAAGGGCTCGCACGTCGTGCGGAAGTCGTTCCAGTGGACCCCGGCAGTCATCACCTGGATGCTCCGCAACGAGGTGCTGTGGGACTGGAAGATGCACGATGGCGTGCCCGTGCGGGACTACCAGGGCAACCCGGTCATGTGCAGCGAGACACCGATTCTGACGCGCGAGGAGTTCGACCAGATCGGCGCCGTTCTGGATGAGC from Kitasatospora sp. MMS16-BH015 encodes:
- a CDS encoding transketolase family protein, producing METMRDRFIDVTSRMLDEDPRLAVVLADISAAGFAGAAAAHPDRVVNVGIREQLMIGAAGGLALTGMRPIAHTFASFLIERPFEQVKLDLGHQGVSAVLVSAAGSYDWPAGGRTHMAPGDVALLDTLPGWTVHVPGHPDEAELLLRDAAAAGDDKVYVRLSAHRNELARPVAPGKFLTLRQGSRGVVLAVGPMLDAVLAATEGLDVTVLYAATVRPFDGEGLRAALGERAEVVIVEPYLAGTSAGEAHAALADRAHRVLGLGVPREEHRHYGSIEEHLRAYGLDAGSLRERISLQLW
- a CDS encoding thiamine pyrophosphate-dependent enzyme, with product MTTAEITQRAHGFADLPGLIARMTGAEKHVPAANSTLDALWVLYDRVLRVSPETADSAERDRFLLSKGHGPMSYYAVLAAKGFIPVETLDTFGAYDSPLGHHPDRLLVPGVEIGSGSLGHGLPLAVGTALGLRAQGLTGQAVWVLIGDAEFDEGSNHEAVAFAGAAGLEQLNVIVIDNSSATHGWTGGIAARFAGEGWSTATVNGRDHEELYAAYTAAHPGRPHAVIARVEPKN
- the soxR gene encoding redox-sensitive transcriptional activator SoxR is translated as MNLSRHDQLTIGQLAERSGLATSALRYYESLGLIHAERTAGGQRRYSRATLRRVAFVRAAQRVGLSLDEARAALDQLPTDRAPSTAEWAEVATPWQTRIDQQIAELERLKQKLTGCIGCGCLSLTRCALYNPEDGAAAAGAGARFLLSPVNRVPAPEAD
- a CDS encoding SAM-dependent methyltransferase, which produces MTAHQQVSMDWMTDPADEGHVPADLHPEIPHPARMYDYYLGGKDNFPADREAAERVMAISPMVRISALANRAFLQRAVRHLAEQGVAQFLDIGTGIPTAGNTHQVAQQINPEARVAYLDNDPIVLVHSRALLASASKGTATVVQADLRDPAAILADPHVRQVLDLGKPVALLLFAVLHFIDEADDPYGLVRQLVDALPSGSYLALSHGTSDFVPAEDATKGPAIYRGATAQLTMRSREQVLRFFEGLELEEPGIVTAPLWRADQPEQPTDATTGIWAAVGRKP
- a CDS encoding DUF5955 family protein; protein product: MTTTPPPGNSGVQQYGGHSQVGNQAVGTNARAIAQNVGFQTAIPTTGLDPAALLALVERLLDQHREELPDQSATQVELRRIREELSEEEPQPGLIQRSLTRIAAFVEPVAPLVTAVAQLTQALHGTLG
- a CDS encoding recombinase family protein — its product is MFTETLRGVRCIRLSVLTDETTSPERQREACDHVGAELRVTFGEGDALREAVDLDVSASKTSPWERPQPLRWLNDPQAYDALVCWRFDRAIRSIGHMYALATGRASTGPRCPPSLRGSMPMVC
- a CDS encoding recombinase family protein, giving the protein MRKSFQWTPAVITWMLRNEVLWDWKMHDGVPVRDYQGNPVMCSETPILTREEFDQIGAVLDERSINNGERSATESLLLRAIRCGHVRWGGVSLATR